In Erigeron canadensis isolate Cc75 chromosome 1, C_canadensis_v1, whole genome shotgun sequence, a single window of DNA contains:
- the LOC122605168 gene encoding uncharacterized protein LOC122605168 isoform X2, which produces MAGYDLDEYEDYYEDEGGEYEEDGEEYEEVDEEEEHLPTQEELEYLELRQKLKDEYRKQSKKEHGSGITNSQEKKPKLPYQKFGSFFGPSQPVIAPRVIQECKSLLENPRLAESILKSKNGIKGGSVTPGVSKPRPNGNHQPSKIDSMAKPKAKIQMLKNTRDYSFLLSDDAELPIPPKNPPKCVPARKSAEEVRSQRHPDNIGRNIINGREERKPVVTSSEMRLKAGQQVQRPSTASKLPATSQDSRKQVGRNEGSGPGRPLASHDNRKQVGRNEGSGPGRPLASHDSRKQVGRNEGSGLGRPLASHDSRKQVSRNEGSGPGQPLTSQDSRKQVGRNAGNVLSRPSGQKTVPSKTTVVNRQKVMASSVGRGSIPTGHIPRTSRPLPATLKKPLDHRDERGPSNGNMSRKPVEMSRSQIKQQPTRPPSNGQLKERQQKRPARPFDDDDDVDPNDPIGSIRKMMGYNPNKYRGIKDDTKDMVVDFDQILREEKRSERIGRKEDEEEARKLEEEDRRRMAAKKRKLNH; this is translated from the exons ATGGCTGGATATGATTTAGAT GAATATGAAGATTATTATGAGGATGAAGGCGGTGAGTATGAAGAGGACGGCGAAGAGTATGAAGAAGTAGACGAGGAAGAGGAGCATTTGCCGACGCAGGAAGAGTTGGAGTATCTTGAATTAAGGCAAAAGTTGAAAGATGAATATAGAAAGCAATCAAAGAAGGAACATGGTTCTGGGATTACCAATTCACAAGAGAAAAAGCCTAAATTGCCATATCAAAA ATTTGGATCCTTTTTTGGTCCATCACAACCAGTTATTGCTCCAAGAGTAATTCAAGAATGCAAGTCGTTGTTGGAGAATCCACGTTTGGCGGAAAGTATCTTGAAATCCAAGAATGGT ATCAAGGGTGGCTCTGTAACTCCAGGAGTATCAAAGCCTCGACCTAATGGCAACCATCAGCCCAGTAAAATAGACAGTATG gCAAAACCCAAAGCAAAAATCCAGATGCTTAAGAATACAAGGGATTACTCTTTTTTATTGTCCGATGATGCTGAGCTTCCAATTCCTCCAAAGAATCCTCCTAAATGCGTGCCTGCTAGAAAATCAG CTGAAGAGGTGCGTTCACAAAGACACCCGGACAATATTGGTAGAAACATCATTAATGGCCGTGAAGAAAGGAAACCCGTGGTTACATCCAGTGAAATGCGACTGAAAGCAGGTCAACAAGTTCAAAGACCAAGTACCGCCAGTAAGTTACCTGCAACATCACAAGATTCTAGAAAACAAGTCGGTAGAAATGAAGGAAGTGGTCCAGGCCGGCCTTTGGCATCACATGACAATAGAAAACAAGTTGGTAGAAATGAAGGAAGTGGCCCGGGCCGGCCTCTGGCATCACACGATTCTAGAAAACAAGTCGGTAGAAATGAAGGAAGTGGTCTGGGACGGCCTTTGGCATCACACGATTCTAGAAAACAAGTCAGTAGAAATGAAGGAAGTGGTCCAGGACAACCTTTAACATCACAAGATTCTAGAAAACAAGTCGGTAGAAATGCAGGAAATGTTTTGAGCCGACCTTCAGGACAGAAGACAGTACCCTCTAAGACAACGGTGGTCAACAGGCAAAAGGTGATGGCGTCATCTGTTGGTAGAGGTTCCATACCTACTGGCCACATACCTCGTACCTCCAGACCATTACCAGCTACTCTCAAGAAACCCTTGGATCATAGGGATGAAAGGGGACCTAGCAATGGAAATATGAGTAGAAAGCCCGTGGAGATGTCTAGATCTCAG ATTAAGCAACAACCAACTAGACCACCATCTAATGGACAGCTAAAGGAACGACAACAGAAAAGACCAGCCCGGCCAtttgatgacgatgatgatgtgGATCCCAATGATCCCATCGGTTCGATCAGAAAAATGATGGG ATATAATCCCAACAAGTACCGAGGTATCAAGGATGATACTAAAGACATGGTGGTcgattttgatcaaattcttcGGGAAGAGAAACGCAG TGAAAGGATTGGTCGCAAGGAAGACGAAGAAGAGGCTAggaaattagaagaagaagacagAAGGAGGATGGCGGCCAAGAAACGGAAGCTTAACCATTAA
- the LOC122605168 gene encoding uncharacterized protein LOC122605168 isoform X1 gives MAGYDLDEYEDYYEDEGGEYEEDGEEYEEVDEEEEHLPTQEELEYLELRQKLKDEYRKQSKKEHGSGITNSQEKKPKLPYQKFGSFFGPSQPVIAPRVIQECKSLLENPRLAESILKSKNGQIKGGSVTPGVSKPRPNGNHQPSKIDSMAKPKAKIQMLKNTRDYSFLLSDDAELPIPPKNPPKCVPARKSAEEVRSQRHPDNIGRNIINGREERKPVVTSSEMRLKAGQQVQRPSTASKLPATSQDSRKQVGRNEGSGPGRPLASHDNRKQVGRNEGSGPGRPLASHDSRKQVGRNEGSGLGRPLASHDSRKQVSRNEGSGPGQPLTSQDSRKQVGRNAGNVLSRPSGQKTVPSKTTVVNRQKVMASSVGRGSIPTGHIPRTSRPLPATLKKPLDHRDERGPSNGNMSRKPVEMSRSQIKQQPTRPPSNGQLKERQQKRPARPFDDDDDVDPNDPIGSIRKMMGYNPNKYRGIKDDTKDMVVDFDQILREEKRSERIGRKEDEEEARKLEEEDRRRMAAKKRKLNH, from the exons ATGGCTGGATATGATTTAGAT GAATATGAAGATTATTATGAGGATGAAGGCGGTGAGTATGAAGAGGACGGCGAAGAGTATGAAGAAGTAGACGAGGAAGAGGAGCATTTGCCGACGCAGGAAGAGTTGGAGTATCTTGAATTAAGGCAAAAGTTGAAAGATGAATATAGAAAGCAATCAAAGAAGGAACATGGTTCTGGGATTACCAATTCACAAGAGAAAAAGCCTAAATTGCCATATCAAAA ATTTGGATCCTTTTTTGGTCCATCACAACCAGTTATTGCTCCAAGAGTAATTCAAGAATGCAAGTCGTTGTTGGAGAATCCACGTTTGGCGGAAAGTATCTTGAAATCCAAGAATGGT CAGATCAAGGGTGGCTCTGTAACTCCAGGAGTATCAAAGCCTCGACCTAATGGCAACCATCAGCCCAGTAAAATAGACAGTATG gCAAAACCCAAAGCAAAAATCCAGATGCTTAAGAATACAAGGGATTACTCTTTTTTATTGTCCGATGATGCTGAGCTTCCAATTCCTCCAAAGAATCCTCCTAAATGCGTGCCTGCTAGAAAATCAG CTGAAGAGGTGCGTTCACAAAGACACCCGGACAATATTGGTAGAAACATCATTAATGGCCGTGAAGAAAGGAAACCCGTGGTTACATCCAGTGAAATGCGACTGAAAGCAGGTCAACAAGTTCAAAGACCAAGTACCGCCAGTAAGTTACCTGCAACATCACAAGATTCTAGAAAACAAGTCGGTAGAAATGAAGGAAGTGGTCCAGGCCGGCCTTTGGCATCACATGACAATAGAAAACAAGTTGGTAGAAATGAAGGAAGTGGCCCGGGCCGGCCTCTGGCATCACACGATTCTAGAAAACAAGTCGGTAGAAATGAAGGAAGTGGTCTGGGACGGCCTTTGGCATCACACGATTCTAGAAAACAAGTCAGTAGAAATGAAGGAAGTGGTCCAGGACAACCTTTAACATCACAAGATTCTAGAAAACAAGTCGGTAGAAATGCAGGAAATGTTTTGAGCCGACCTTCAGGACAGAAGACAGTACCCTCTAAGACAACGGTGGTCAACAGGCAAAAGGTGATGGCGTCATCTGTTGGTAGAGGTTCCATACCTACTGGCCACATACCTCGTACCTCCAGACCATTACCAGCTACTCTCAAGAAACCCTTGGATCATAGGGATGAAAGGGGACCTAGCAATGGAAATATGAGTAGAAAGCCCGTGGAGATGTCTAGATCTCAG ATTAAGCAACAACCAACTAGACCACCATCTAATGGACAGCTAAAGGAACGACAACAGAAAAGACCAGCCCGGCCAtttgatgacgatgatgatgtgGATCCCAATGATCCCATCGGTTCGATCAGAAAAATGATGGG ATATAATCCCAACAAGTACCGAGGTATCAAGGATGATACTAAAGACATGGTGGTcgattttgatcaaattcttcGGGAAGAGAAACGCAG TGAAAGGATTGGTCGCAAGGAAGACGAAGAAGAGGCTAggaaattagaagaagaagacagAAGGAGGATGGCGGCCAAGAAACGGAAGCTTAACCATTAA